The Fictibacillus phosphorivorans genomic sequence CAGCAGTTATGATTACATATGTTGCGACACAGATTGGATTTGCAACATCGTGGATGAATCCGTTTGGTGTAGCGATTGCACAAGGAATTGCGGGAGTTCCAGTATTATCCGGTGCACCTTTCCGTATTGGTATGTGGGCATTCTTTACATTAGTGGGTATTGTTTATACATGGATATATGCTTCTAAAATTAGAAAAGATCCTAAACGTTCATTATCTTATGATTCCGATGCATACTTCCGAGAAGATTTTAAACAAACGGATATTAAAGCTAACTTTGGAATAGGACATATCCTTATTCTTTTAACAATAGTAGCAGGGGTAATCTGGATTGTATGGGGCGTTGTTGAAAGAGCATACTACATTCCTGAGATTGCAACTCAATTTTTCACAATCGGTTTAGTTGCGGGTATAATTGGAGTAATCTTCAAATTAAATAACATGACAGTTAACGGTATATCTGATGGATTCAAACAAGGAGCTAGAGATATTCTCCCTGCAGCTCTCATAGTTGGTATGGCAAAAGGGGTTATTATCATGTTAGGTGGTGACAACCCCGCTGAACCTTCCGTATTAAACACAATGCTTAATGCAGCTGGCGGTCTAGTTTCAGATGTACCTGTAGCAGTTTCTGCCTGGATCATGTATGTGTTCCAAGCTGTGTTCAACTTCTTTATCGTATCAGGTTCAGGTCAAGCCGCTCTTACTATGCCTTTGATGTCTCCGCTTGCTGACATGGCAGGGGTTACTAGACAAGTGGCAGTACTTGCTTTTCAGCTTGGTGACGGATTTACTAACATGATTGTACCGACTTCCGGAGCATTGATGGGAACATTGGGAGCGGCACGTATCGAGTGGTCCAAATGGTTTAAATTCCAAATTAAGTTTCAGCTATTATTATTTATTTTAGCTTCTATAGTAATCATTACAGCAGTACTTATTGGTTTTAAATAATCTATCTATCTTTTTAAAATAAAGGAATGATTCACATGTTTACACTTATAAAAGGCGGTGAGGTGTACGCACCTCAATATCTCGGAAAAAAAGACATCCTACTCGCTGCCGGGAAAATTACCAACATCTCAGATCATATTGAATGGCCCGCACCAGCACTTGATATTCAAGTTATTGATGCAACAGGAAAAATCGTGGCACCAGGTTTTATTGATGGACATGTTCATATTACTGGCGGTGGAGGAGAAGGTGGGTATAAAACGAGAACTCCTGAGATTTATCTGTCAGATGTAACGAAAGCTGGAGTTACAACAATCGTAGGTGTGATTGGTACAGACGGAACAGCTAGGACGATGACGAATCTAATCGCAAAAGCAAAAGCGCTTAAAGAAGAAGGAATCTCGTGCTTTGTACACACCGGTTCCTATCAAGTTCCTGTTAAAACGTTAACAGGAAATATTGAAACAGACATCATGATGATTGATGAGATTATCGGTGTAGGTGAAATTGCGATTTCTGATCATCGCTCCAGCCAGCCGGACGCTCATGAACTGGCTAGACTTGCCTCCCAAGCAAGAGTTGGAGGCATGCTTTCAGGAAAATCAGGTGTTGTGAACATTCACCTTGGCGACAGCAAACGTATGTTATCTTTGATTGAAGAAGTTGTAGAAACGACCGATCTGCCTCTTTCTCAATTTTATCCGACGCATATCAACCGTAATTCTTATTTGTTTGAAGCGGGAATTCAATATGCGAAAAAAGGCGGTATCGTAGATTTCACAACAAGTACGACGAAGCAATTTTTAGAAGAAGGCGAAGTTAAATGCTCAATCGGGCTTAAGAGAATGTTAGATGCTGGAGTGGCAATCGAGCAAATCACGTTTACATCAGACGCACAAGGAAGTTTGCCTGCATTTAATGAATTTGGAGAATTTACGGGCTTGCGTATCGGCAAAGTGAACTCGCTGTTTGGTGAAGTGCGTGATGCTGTTCAATTAGAAGGGATTCCACTTCATGAGGCGTTGCAGACAATCACTTCTAATCCTGCCCGCATTTTAAAGCTTAAACAAAAAGGAAGACTGCAAGAAGGGCTGGATGCTGATCTTGTTCTGCTTAATGAAGATCTCAGCATTGATTCAGTTATCGCGTTGGGTCAAGTGATGGTTCTAGACGGAGAGGCTGTAATTAAGGGAACCTTTGAAGATTAAAGGGAGCGATATTAACGCTTCCTTTTTCACTTTCAACTTATGAAATATATGGTAAAATAGATAACATACATAATTTTCTTAAAAGGTGGCGATCATGTGGCAAAACAAGAAATTCCAACAACGTTAAGTCCTGAATTGTATGAACACCTGCAAGGCGAACAGCTTGTCCTCTTAGGGACCGTTGACGTGGAAACAACAGCTCCATCTGTTAACGCAATATCATGGGTAAAGAGTTTGTCGAAAGAGAAGATTCGGTTTACGGTGACGAACAATTCACGCATCGTAACAAATATTAAAGATAATCCACATGTGGTCCTTACAGTAGTTGGTCTTGAAACTGTGTATTCAATTAATGGAAAAGCGAACATACTGCAAGAAACCATGGAAGGTGTACCATTAAAGCTTGCGAAGATCGAAGTAGACATCGATCAAGTGTTTGAAAGTATGTTCTGGGGTGCAAAGATCGTTCAAGAACCAGTATATGAAAAAACGTATAACGAAAAGAAAGCAAAAGAGTTAGATGTACAAGTATATGACGCTTTAATGAAATAAAGCTGACTTTTTCGCAACTAGAAGAAATGTACAAACCGTCAAAACATTATGTTGTGGCGGTTTTTTGGTTATTTTTTAAATTTGTGCAAGAAGAAAAGAGTGTCAGATCATAAAGGGGGAATCACAAATGCCTATCCAGTACCGATTGTTTCTCTTGTCGGGGCTTATTTCAATATTGGTCGGGATCTTACAGATCACGAGTCTTTTAGAAACGAAAGCGGATGGTTTGAGTGTTTGGGGGTATTTTCTTTTAATATGGGGGATTGTTGCATTTCTTTGTGCGTTAAACCGTTTTAAGATCGGGTGGATAAATAACTTAATAGCTACAATGGGAGCAGTTATACATGGAGCGGTGGTTATGTACAGCCTCTTATTCCCGTTTGAAACGGTTACAAAAGGAATGTCGTACTTGTACCCGATCATGTCTTTCATCTCAGTATGTTGCTGTGCGGTAATTCTAGGATTAAAAAGTGATAAAACACATTCAAAAATGATCAGCAAATAGTGTGCTTTTTTACTTTATGATAAAATTAGATCATTAACTCCTTGTTAGTTGGTTTTAAACAAGGTAACTGTGGCTACGATGAGGGTATGAGGAAGAAAAGGAGAACGATTGATGGACTGGCGAAACTGGGAACGCTATTTTACTGAAAAAAACATATTAGAGCTACTCGATCAATACAAAGATCTAGGTTTCTTGCCAGGAATATTGCTACCTATGCTCGAATCATTTTTGCCGATTCTTCCACTTTTTATTTTTGTAGCGGGAAATGCAGCGGCATACGGATTTTGGTTAGGCTTTCTTTATTCGTGGATCGGGGTATGCGTAGGATCAATCATTGTGTTTCTACTAGTACGACGTTTTGGACAGAAGCGATTCTTGAACTTTTTAAACAGACATACGAACACAACACGGATGCTAGGATGGGTTGAGAGGCACGGCTTTGGTATGCTTTTTCTTATTTATTGTTTTCCGTTTACTCCATCTGCTCTTGTAAACGTAGTAGGCGGATTATCACGGATTAATACGAAAACCTTCTTGCTGGCGTTAACTCTAGGTAAATTGGTGATGATCGCGATCGTTTCATTTATCGGATATGACTTTGTTGATGTGTTGAAGAGTCCTTTAAAACTTGGAATGATTGCTTTTGGTATATTCGTATTGTGGCTAGGTGGAAAAATTGTTGAATCCAGACTTAAAGAATCAGAGCACCGGGCGTGATAAAAGCGCTAGGTGCTTTTTTGCTTTCACGAAGATCTTTTTCCTTGAATATAGTTAAAAAAGAGGAAGGGAGACTTTGTATTGATTAAGATCAAGTCACAAAAGCAGATTGAAAAGATGCATGAAGCAGGAAGGCTGCTCGCTTCATGTCATAGAGAATTAAGCAAGCTTGTTACGCCAGGAACATCAACATTGAAACTTGATCAATTTGTTGAAAATTTTTTAAAAGCTCACGGAGCAAAAGCTGCACAAAAAGGATATATGGGCTATCCTTATGCAACTTGTGCTTCTGTAAATGATGAAGTATGTCATGGGCTTCCTAATAAAAGAGCGTTAAAAGAAGGTGATATCGTAACGATTGATTTTGTTGTGAACTTAAATGGGTGGTTGGCCGATTCTGCATGGTCGTATGCAGTGGGAAACGTTTCTACGAAATCTCAAGACTTGATGGATGCAACGAAGAAAGCACTATATAAAGGGATAGAACAAGCTCAAGTTGGTAATCGTATAGGTGATATAGGTCATGCGATCCAAACCTATGCGGAGAGTAAGGGATATTCAATCGTTCGAGAGTTTATTGGGCATGGTATTGGTCGTTCCATACATGAAGAGCCTCAAGTTCACCATATAGGAGAGCGTAATACGGGAATCACTTTAAAAGAGGGTATGGTCATAACCATCGAGCCTATACTCAATGCAGGGCGGCCGCATGTTAGTTTAACAGAGGATGGTTGGACAGCTGTGACGTACGATGGAAGTCTTTCAGCGCAATATGAACATACCGTTGCCATCATGAAAGATGGACCAATTATTTTAACAGAACAAGCTTAAAATAAACATTGCCGCATATTCTTTAAAGAAGAGCGGTAATTTTTTTTGCTCTTAAGGTTATTTTTTTAAAGTAACTTGACATAGACAAGTTACTCATTGTAATATACTAACATAAAGTAAGTTAAAATGATGAGAAGAAAGAGGGGATTATGGATGGTATCATTAGGATTACTTATTATTCGTTTAGTTGTGGGGCTTTCATTAGCAGCACATGGAGCTCAAAAGTTGTTTGGGTGGTTCGGCGGTTATGGATTAAAAGGAACTGGAGGCTGGATGGAATCCATCGGTATTAAACCAGGCTATACGATGGCTCTATTAGCAGGTCTGGCTGAATTTGGCGGAGGACTTTTGTTTGCCGCAGGTTTGTTTACCGAAATTGGTGCTGTGCTGATCGCTGGAACGATGCTTGTGGCTGCAGTTAAAGTACACTTGCAGAACGGGTTCTGGGTAACATCGAACGGCTATGAGTTTAACCTAGTCTTAATCGCAGTAGTGATAGGAGTCGCCTTAACAGGTGCAGGAGATTATTCTTTGGATCACCTTTGGTTAAAATAGAACTGAATACAGAACAAAAATGACGAAACCACTTTATGCTAAGTGGTTTTTTCTTTTGGCTATGTAATTAAGATCAGAAGAAAAGATTCAATACGATACCATAGTCACAGTTAGAAAAATCACTTATAATGGTGAAGTACTTTTATAAGGAGGTGACGTTCCTTGTTTAAAGAGATGTCAGAGAACCAGATATTATTATATGTCATAAAAAACTTAAAAGAGTTACGGAAAAAAGAATTTCAGCTTTTAATCGATGAACTTCACCCGTATGATATCGCAAATGTGTATAAAAATTTGCCTGAGAAGCACAGACATAAGTTTGTTACGTTCTTAACCACAAGACAGATTGCTTCCTTGATTCAAGAACTTGAAAGTGATCTTCAGATGGAAATTCTGAACAAACTTGGCATTGAGCGCTCATCTCACATTATGAACTTAATGGAGAATGATGACTTAGCAGACCTTCTCGGTAACTTGGATGTTAATGAGATTCAAGATTTTCTATCTTCTATGAAGGCAGATGAATCCAAAACCGTTCAAAGTCTAATGCAATATGATTCAGATACAGCTGGTGGTATCATGACCAACCGGTTCGTATGGATTCCGCAAGTGTATACGGTTAGAGATGCGGTTGAAAAGCTAAAAACATTCGCCGGTTTTGCAGAGAATATTTATTACTTATATGTCATTGATGATGAAAGAAAACTTGTTGGTGTAGTCTCTTATCGTGATCTATTATTAGCAGAGATGGATGAGAAGATAGAGGAAATCATGTACAGCAGGGTTATCTCCGTACCTGCAGAGACAGACCAAGAAGAAGTAGCGCGTACCATTGAGCGCTATGACTTTATAGCTGTTCCTGTAACGGATGAAAACGATCGTTTGATCGGAATTGTTACAGTCGACGATGTTCTCGATGTATTAATAGAAGAAGCGAATGAAGACATCGAGAAGTTATCAGCGACGGGTAAATCCATTGATTTTCAGACAAGTGCTCTTGTAGCTTCATACAGAAGACTACCTTGGCTTATTTTGCTTCTGTTTATAGGGATTTTATCTGGAAGTATTATAAGCACGTTTGAAGGAACGATTGAACGCGCAGTTGCACTTACGTACTTTATGCCAATGATTGCAGGTATGACAGGGAATACGGGCACACAATCTCTTGCAGTAGTTGTTCGTGGACTTGTATCGCATGACATCGATCGGCCGACTATTATGAAATTAATACTCCGAGAATTTGGTGTTGGATTTATTATAGGAATTACATGTGGAATTCTCATTTCGATCGTTGCTTACCTTTGGAAAGGAAATTTAATATTGGGGCTAGTTGTTGGTAGCTCTTTGTTCTTTACTCTGATAATCGGTACGCTGGCAGGAACACTTATCCCGTTATTACTCTACAGGTTTAAGATTGACCCAGCGGTAGCGTCGGGACCTCTTATCACAACATTGAATGATATTTTTTCACTCTTGGTATACTTTGGTACAGCAACAATGTTTCTGTCTCATCTTCTTTAAAAAATATTAGTGAAGTTAAGTCGAAGTAATAACAGATAGTGTAGGAATTAAAAATCAGTCTTCTGACTGGTTTTTTATTTTTAAAAAAATGTTGCATTTTTCCAATTCGCAGATACAATTAAACAAAATAAGGAGGAGTATAGAGATGATAGTTAAGTTGGATCAAACGTGGCACGGAAAAGTTATGGACTATTTGAGTGCAGAACCTGCGCTAAACTTATTCATTATTGCTGATATCGAGAATTTTGGATATGAAACAGATTCTCAAGACATCTGGGCAGATGTTGAGGAGAACGGAGCGATCACAGGCATCCTTCTTCGTTATAAAGGAAACTACCTTCCTTATGCTAAAGGGGAGATTAATGCAAAAGCATTCTCAGAGATTATCAATAAAGATAAAAATTATGAGATGCTTTCTGGTAAAAAGGAAATCACGGACCAGTTCACTCCTCATTTACAGTTTGAGCGAACAAAGGAGCTATATTTTGCTGAACTAACAGATGCAGAATCCATAAAGAAGAATATACCAAGAGAAAGCATCTTACAAGCAGAGCTTAAAGATGTTGATGGCCTCATGGAATTAAAATATTTAATCAAAGAATTCTCAATTGGAAAAACAGCTAAAGAAAGCTTGGAGCAAGCATTATCGACCAAAACAGGACGCACTTATTTTATAAAAGAAGAGGGTAGCATTGTTTCTTGTGCTTCTTCTACGGCAGAAAATTCACTGTCGGCGATGATTGTCGGCGTTTGTTCACACCCTGAAAAAAGAAACAAAGGGTATGCTTCACTTTGTATGGAAGCGCTATGCTACGATATTTTAGCTGAAGGGAAAACGCTCTGTCTTTTCTATGATAACCCTAAAGCAGGATCGATATATAAGCGTTTAGGCTTTAAAGATATTGGATTTTGGAGTATGAACTATTCAGTCCAAACAACAGAAACCCAAAAAAACCAAGAAGTAGTGAAATAACTTTCTTACTTTAAATGAAGTGAAGATGCGAGACTCTCGGCTAGGATGTGGAGGGCAGCCCGAAGAATGATGTGACTCGTTTAGACCCGACGTTTTAAGGGACCTTACCAAAATAGCGTAAAAAAATAAAAACGGCAGAATCGATCTCTATCGATTCCGCCGTTTTTTTCTTTGGCACTCTTCTAAAAGATGGTTGCTTTAAACTCTTTGTAACCTTTGCCAATTGATTGGAGTGGAAAGCGAGCAGCCTGAAACGGAAATCAACACTTCCAAAAGCAACACAGTATACGTAAACAGCCTTTTCTTTTGTTAACTAACCAAGCTTCCGTTCTGAAGATTGTTCATGTGAAGAATTCTTTTCTTCATTAGAAGTTCTTAGTGGTATTTCTTGTAAGAAGAAAAAGGTTAGTATGAAGGCTGTGCCGATAACAATGGCGCCAGTTAAGAAAACACCGTTTAATGCATAACTTAAAGACTCACGCAAAATACCAAGTACTTGTTTAATAACGTTCAAAGATTCAGGAGGTAAAGCACTAAATTTTTCTAAAACAGCTTCCTGATTCAGCAACACTTGAGGGTTTGCGAGCTGTTTAATCTGCGCACCCATCTCAGGTGTAACTCTAGGAGAAGATGCAACTAGCTTTTGAGACTCTTTATTAAAGTGGTCTGCTAGAGAGTTATTCATCACACTTCCCATAATGGAAACACCAATCGTACCACCAAGCTGTCTGAACAGCTGAACAGAAGAGGTCGCAACACCTAAATACTTGTGCTCAATCGCGTTCTGTACGGTTAAGGTGAAGATCGGAAAAGCTATTCCTAGTCCTGAACCAACGAGAATCATATTAAGGATTGCTGTCGTATTCGTCGTTTGTGTATCCATAAAATGCATACTCGTCATACCACTAACCATGATGAACAATCCAAGCATAGCTAATTTCTTATACTTTCCTGTCTTTGTTATAATCTGCCCGCTAATCGTGCTTCCTGCAACCATAGCAAGTGTTAGTGGCATCATGACGAAACCGGATTTGGTGGCGGATGTTCCCATCACTCCTTGTATGAAGAAAGGCATATACATGATAGACCCGAACATACCAGCTCCCAGGAAGAATCCGATTATGTTAGAAACGGTGAAAACTTTGTTTTTGAACATATCAAGTGGTAGGACAGGACTCGAAACACGTTTTTCTGTTGCAACAAATAAAAAGAAAGCTACGATCGTTACAGTAAAAAGGCTGATGATTTCTGGAGAAACCCAATCATATTGATTTCCTGCCCAAGTGAATGAAAGGAGAAGAGGAACCATGGTTAATGTTAGTAACAGAGAACCCGTGTAATCAATGGATTCTTTCTCTTTTCTCTGTACAGAAGGAAATAGGAAGTAAATAGCAGCAAAAGCGACAAAGCCAAAAGGTAGAAAGATCCAGAATACCCAATGCCAATGAAAGTGATCGACGATGTACCCTCCTAAAGTTGGACCAAACACACTTGCTAAGCCGAAAACACTGCTCATGATTCCTTGCCATTTACCACGTTCGCGTGGTGGAAATAGATCACCAACTGCTGTGAAAGCTGTCGACATGATCATTCCGCCTCCAAAACCTTGAACCCCTCTAAATAAGATGAGTTCAAGGATGCTACCTGATATACCGCATAAAAGTGAACCTGCTGTAAACACACCGATTCCCAATAAGATAAATGGCTTTCTACCATAAATGTCTGATAGTTTTCCAACTAATATGGCTGTAATACTTGAAGTGAGCATGAAAATCGTGAAAACCCAGCTATAGTATTCGATTCCTCCAAGATCAGCAATGATTTTTGGTAAAGACGTTCCAACGATTGTTTGGTTTAACGCTGCAAAAAGCATAGCAGACATGATGGAAAGCATAATAATTACCTTCCGCCGCATTTCTAGATGTTCCATGCATCACCCTCCTATTCATATTATAAATATTTAACATTGTGAATTATTTTCGAAAAGGAAAACTGCTCCACTAATCAAGCAGTTTTATTGAAGAATCTATCATTCGCTTTATGTCTTCATCTGTTAAAGCACCAAACTTTTTTTCTAGGTAATTATTTTTAATGTTATCCATTTTTCTTGCAATTTCTCTACCATCTTCAGTAATTTCCAAATAGACGATCCGACGGTCTGAATCTGATCGTACACGCTGAATATAGTTCTTGGCCACAAGACGATCAGTAACCGCAGTAATATGACTTGAGGAAACTTTTAATTCGTTTGCGATTTCGGATGCCATTAAAGGACTTTGGATAAACAAAGTCTGAAGAACAGCAAACTCATTGCTTGGAATATAATCTGAGTATACTTCGTTTAAACCTTTTCTTAACGTACGAAAAAGTCTGCGTAAACTCATTTCCAATTCACGTTCTAAATCATTTCTTAATGGGGTTTGTTCTCTATTTTCCATTTTAACACCCTTGCTTTTTGTTTCTTCTTCTACTAGTATATGATAATTTATATTTAATAAGAAAGAAAGCAAAAGGTTTGGGGAGACACGGATTATGAAAAATTCAACATTATTTTTTGTGCTATTAGGTTTTGGATTTTTAATCGGAGCAGCATATTGGGTTTGGGCGATCACAACTCAATCACAACCAGGGGGAATGTAAAAAAGAGCCGTAATGGCTCTTTTTTTGTTTGATCATACACTTCTAATTTAAATAAATGGGAGGTGTAAGCATGAAAGGGAAATACCAGATCACAAATCAATTTATAAAGAAAGAATGGAAGCAGCGGCCAGGAGGTAATCGTATACCACGCTTTGCGGTTGCCCACGATACTGGAAACCCCGACTCGACGGCGCAACAGAACTATGCATATTTTAACAGCAGGCATCTAGAAGCATCTGCGCACGTCTTCATAGATGATAAACAAATAGTATTGATTATTCCATTAGATGAAAAAGCATGGCACGTTCGGTCTGATGTATCCGATGCCAATGAATGGGGAATCGGAGTAGAGTTGTGCTATGGGCCATCTATTGATTTTAATAAAGCTTATAGCCGTTATGTATGGTTTTTTGCATATTTATGTGAGATGTACCAATGGGATCCTGCCCAGAAGATAAATGGTCACTTTCAACTAGACCCAAAAAGAAGAACAGATCCCTTAAATTGTTTTCATCAATACGGTAAGACATTTCCATTCTTTATTGAAGATGTTAAGTATGAGTTAAAAAAGTTTGTTGTTAATCACAAGGAGTTTCACGAGCTAGTAACTGAAGAAGGAAAGCTTTATAAAGTGCAGATAGGAGCGTTCTCATCTCGGGAAAATGCAGAAAATCTTTCTCGAAAAGCTAAAGCTGCAGGATTTGCTGTTCATATCGATTACTCATGATTCTAAGTTTTTATTTTTACTTTGAACAACTGCCTTTCATTTCGGGTTTTCCCACTTACTCCTTGTCAGGTGAGATCAAACCAATTTTTTCAGCAAAATAGGTTTTAAGTACACAAATTAATGGTAAATAATGTGGAGGTATGCCATATTTTTGTGTATATAGGGGGAAACAACTAAAAATGGAGCATCAATTGAGGGAATTAGGTAAAAAGATTATTGAACATAAGTATGATCTATCAAAGAAAATTGATGAGGTGAGCTTATCACTTGGTGAGCAACCGGCCGAGCTTTCAGAATTTGTGCTGAACCTACGGGGAGAACTATTTTCGTACTTTGGACAAGCACTTTATGAAGATAGGAAAACATCACAAGATCATTTTATTAACTGGGGAAGAAAAAATGGTGAGCTGGCTGTTCAACACGAAGTTCCTCTAGACAAAGCATTAAGTAGTACGAGATACTATCGAATGGCGCTATGGGATTTCATGCGTAACGAAGTCAACAATGAGAAATGCAGCGTTGAAACCGTTATGAACGCTGCATCAATCATCGACCCTTTATTGGATGAAACAGTCCATGCTTTTAGCGTGGCATATGTTGAAAATAATAATCGTGTACTCGGATTGGCTCGAGAGGCGATTGAAGAACTATCTGTACCTGTTGTAAGATTGACGAGGGCGGTTGCAGTTCTTCCGCTTGTAGGTACGATTGATACACATCGCTCTAAATTAATCATG encodes the following:
- the yfcC gene encoding putative basic amino acid antiporter YfcC — encoded protein: MDKRKRKFEMPDTFVIVFFVVALMALLTYVIPAGQFETKETTYTQGGEEQTKTVLVPDSFSYVKGEDGEPATQGVSLFEEGGGAGFLNYIFEGLVTGDKWGSAVGVVAFILIIGGAFGIIMKTRAIEDSILKMIDRTKGKEVLIIPIMFLLFSLGGAVFGMGEEAIAFAMILVPVVIALGYDAITAVMITYVATQIGFATSWMNPFGVAIAQGIAGVPVLSGAPFRIGMWAFFTLVGIVYTWIYASKIRKDPKRSLSYDSDAYFREDFKQTDIKANFGIGHILILLTIVAGVIWIVWGVVERAYYIPEIATQFFTIGLVAGIIGVIFKLNNMTVNGISDGFKQGARDILPAALIVGMAKGVIIMLGGDNPAEPSVLNTMLNAAGGLVSDVPVAVSAWIMYVFQAVFNFFIVSGSGQAALTMPLMSPLADMAGVTRQVAVLAFQLGDGFTNMIVPTSGALMGTLGAARIEWSKWFKFQIKFQLLLFILASIVIITAVLIGFK
- the iadA gene encoding beta-aspartyl-peptidase, which gives rise to MFTLIKGGEVYAPQYLGKKDILLAAGKITNISDHIEWPAPALDIQVIDATGKIVAPGFIDGHVHITGGGGEGGYKTRTPEIYLSDVTKAGVTTIVGVIGTDGTARTMTNLIAKAKALKEEGISCFVHTGSYQVPVKTLTGNIETDIMMIDEIIGVGEIAISDHRSSQPDAHELARLASQARVGGMLSGKSGVVNIHLGDSKRMLSLIEEVVETTDLPLSQFYPTHINRNSYLFEAGIQYAKKGGIVDFTTSTTKQFLEEGEVKCSIGLKRMLDAGVAIEQITFTSDAQGSLPAFNEFGEFTGLRIGKVNSLFGEVRDAVQLEGIPLHEALQTITSNPARILKLKQKGRLQEGLDADLVLLNEDLSIDSVIALGQVMVLDGEAVIKGTFED
- a CDS encoding pyridoxamine 5'-phosphate oxidase family protein; translation: MAKQEIPTTLSPELYEHLQGEQLVLLGTVDVETTAPSVNAISWVKSLSKEKIRFTVTNNSRIVTNIKDNPHVVLTVVGLETVYSINGKANILQETMEGVPLKLAKIEVDIDQVFESMFWGAKIVQEPVYEKTYNEKKAKELDVQVYDALMK
- a CDS encoding TVP38/TMEM64 family protein, encoding MDWRNWERYFTEKNILELLDQYKDLGFLPGILLPMLESFLPILPLFIFVAGNAAAYGFWLGFLYSWIGVCVGSIIVFLLVRRFGQKRFLNFLNRHTNTTRMLGWVERHGFGMLFLIYCFPFTPSALVNVVGGLSRINTKTFLLALTLGKLVMIAIVSFIGYDFVDVLKSPLKLGMIAFGIFVLWLGGKIVESRLKESEHRA
- the map gene encoding type I methionyl aminopeptidase, with the translated sequence MIKIKSQKQIEKMHEAGRLLASCHRELSKLVTPGTSTLKLDQFVENFLKAHGAKAAQKGYMGYPYATCASVNDEVCHGLPNKRALKEGDIVTIDFVVNLNGWLADSAWSYAVGNVSTKSQDLMDATKKALYKGIEQAQVGNRIGDIGHAIQTYAESKGYSIVREFIGHGIGRSIHEEPQVHHIGERNTGITLKEGMVITIEPILNAGRPHVSLTEDGWTAVTYDGSLSAQYEHTVAIMKDGPIILTEQA
- a CDS encoding DoxX family protein yields the protein MVSLGLLIIRLVVGLSLAAHGAQKLFGWFGGYGLKGTGGWMESIGIKPGYTMALLAGLAEFGGGLLFAAGLFTEIGAVLIAGTMLVAAVKVHLQNGFWVTSNGYEFNLVLIAVVIGVALTGAGDYSLDHLWLK
- the mgtE gene encoding magnesium transporter, with product MFKEMSENQILLYVIKNLKELRKKEFQLLIDELHPYDIANVYKNLPEKHRHKFVTFLTTRQIASLIQELESDLQMEILNKLGIERSSHIMNLMENDDLADLLGNLDVNEIQDFLSSMKADESKTVQSLMQYDSDTAGGIMTNRFVWIPQVYTVRDAVEKLKTFAGFAENIYYLYVIDDERKLVGVVSYRDLLLAEMDEKIEEIMYSRVISVPAETDQEEVARTIERYDFIAVPVTDENDRLIGIVTVDDVLDVLIEEANEDIEKLSATGKSIDFQTSALVASYRRLPWLILLLFIGILSGSIISTFEGTIERAVALTYFMPMIAGMTGNTGTQSLAVVVRGLVSHDIDRPTIMKLILREFGVGFIIGITCGILISIVAYLWKGNLILGLVVGSSLFFTLIIGTLAGTLIPLLLYRFKIDPAVASGPLITTLNDIFSLLVYFGTATMFLSHLL
- a CDS encoding GNAT family N-acetyltransferase; this encodes MIVKLDQTWHGKVMDYLSAEPALNLFIIADIENFGYETDSQDIWADVEENGAITGILLRYKGNYLPYAKGEINAKAFSEIINKDKNYEMLSGKKEITDQFTPHLQFERTKELYFAELTDAESIKKNIPRESILQAELKDVDGLMELKYLIKEFSIGKTAKESLEQALSTKTGRTYFIKEEGSIVSCASSTAENSLSAMIVGVCSHPEKRNKGYASLCMEALCYDILAEGKTLCLFYDNPKAGSIYKRLGFKDIGFWSMNYSVQTTETQKNQEVVK
- a CDS encoding MDR family MFS transporter, with the protein product MEHLEMRRKVIIMLSIMSAMLFAALNQTIVGTSLPKIIADLGGIEYYSWVFTIFMLTSSITAILVGKLSDIYGRKPFILLGIGVFTAGSLLCGISGSILELILFRGVQGFGGGMIMSTAFTAVGDLFPPRERGKWQGIMSSVFGLASVFGPTLGGYIVDHFHWHWVFWIFLPFGFVAFAAIYFLFPSVQRKEKESIDYTGSLLLTLTMVPLLLSFTWAGNQYDWVSPEIISLFTVTIVAFFLFVATEKRVSSPVLPLDMFKNKVFTVSNIIGFFLGAGMFGSIMYMPFFIQGVMGTSATKSGFVMMPLTLAMVAGSTISGQIITKTGKYKKLAMLGLFIMVSGMTSMHFMDTQTTNTTAILNMILVGSGLGIAFPIFTLTVQNAIEHKYLGVATSSVQLFRQLGGTIGVSIMGSVMNNSLADHFNKESQKLVASSPRVTPEMGAQIKQLANPQVLLNQEAVLEKFSALPPESLNVIKQVLGILRESLSYALNGVFLTGAIVIGTAFILTFFFLQEIPLRTSNEEKNSSHEQSSERKLG
- a CDS encoding MarR family winged helix-turn-helix transcriptional regulator, which codes for MENREQTPLRNDLERELEMSLRRLFRTLRKGLNEVYSDYIPSNEFAVLQTLFIQSPLMASEIANELKVSSSHITAVTDRLVAKNYIQRVRSDSDRRIVYLEITEDGREIARKMDNIKNNYLEKKFGALTDEDIKRMIDSSIKLLD
- a CDS encoding N-acetylmuramoyl-L-alanine amidase: MKGKYQITNQFIKKEWKQRPGGNRIPRFAVAHDTGNPDSTAQQNYAYFNSRHLEASAHVFIDDKQIVLIIPLDEKAWHVRSDVSDANEWGIGVELCYGPSIDFNKAYSRYVWFFAYLCEMYQWDPAQKINGHFQLDPKRRTDPLNCFHQYGKTFPFFIEDVKYELKKFVVNHKEFHELVTEEGKLYKVQIGAFSSRENAENLSRKAKAAGFAVHIDYS